From one Mytilus galloprovincialis chromosome 13, xbMytGall1.hap1.1, whole genome shotgun sequence genomic stretch:
- the LOC143057464 gene encoding transcription factor HES-1-B-like: MAPTDEDKRKITEGSTPDRPKKRVNKPLIEKRRRERINECLNQLQTLIAQLDKDKYKVGRPAKLEKADILEMTVEFVKKTKTSLQGKFYMFNLNHCE; the protein is encoded by the exons ATGGCACCTACAGATGAGGATAAACGTAAAATTACAGAGGGGTCCACCCCTGACCGACCTAAGAAAAGA GTGAATAAACCTCTGATTGAGAAGCGTAGACGAGAGAGAATAAACGAGTGTTTAAATCAACTCCAAACTCTCATAGCTCAGCTAGATAAAGATAAATATAAG GTGGGCCGACCTGCGAAACTTGAAAAGGCCGACATACTTGAAATGACAGTAGAATttgtaaaaaagacaaaaacaagttTACAAGGTAAATTTTACATGTTCAATTTAAATCATTGTGAATAA